The Triticum aestivum cultivar Chinese Spring chromosome 3A, IWGSC CS RefSeq v2.1, whole genome shotgun sequence genome includes a region encoding these proteins:
- the LOC123061638 gene encoding ubiquitin-conjugating enzyme E2 5A, whose product MASKRIQKELKDLQKDPPTSCSAGPVGEDMFHWQATIMGPSDSPYSGGVFLVTIHFPPDYPFKPPKVAFRTKVFHPNINSNGSICLDILKDQWSPALTISKVLLSICSLLCDPNPDDPLVPEIAHMYKTDRHKYESTARTWTQRYAM is encoded by the exons ATGGCGTCCAAGAGGATACAGAAGGAGCTTAAGGATCTGCAGAAGGACCCCCCTACCTCATGCAGCGCAG GTCCTGTGGGTGAAGATATGTTCCATTGGCAGGCAACAATAATGGGCCCATCTGACAGCCCATATTCTGGTGGAGTTTTCCTAGTTACTATCCACTTCCCTCCTGATTATCCTTTCAAACCACCAAAG GTGGCATTCCGCACCAAGGTGTTCCATCCAAACATCAACAGCAACGGGAGCATTTGTCTGGACATCCTCAAGGACCAATGGAGCCCCGCTCTGACCATTTCCAAG GTGCTGCTGTCCATCTGCTCCCTGCTGTGTGACCCGAACCCTGATGACCCTCTGGTCCCTGAGATCGCCCACATGTACAAGACGGACCGGCACAAGTACGAGAGCACCGCCAGGACCTGGACGCAAAGGTATGCCATGTAA